The following are encoded in a window of Peromyscus leucopus breed LL Stock chromosome X, UCI_PerLeu_2.1, whole genome shotgun sequence genomic DNA:
- the LOC114686154 gene encoding LOW QUALITY PROTEIN: lysine-specific demethylase 2B-like (The sequence of the model RefSeq protein was modified relative to this genomic sequence to represent the inferred CDS: inserted 3 bases in 3 codons), translated as MAMSVSAEDHDYESEPDQNRVVGRPKGKLGPASAVKLAANRTTAGARRRRTRCRKCEACLRTECGECHFCKDMKKFXGPGRMKQSCILRQCIXVLPHTAVCLVCGEAGKEDTVEEEEGKFNLMLMECSICNEIIHPGYLKIKESEGVVNVELPNCWECPKCNHAGKTGKQKRGPGFKYASNLPGSLLKEQKMNRDNKEGQEPAKRRSECEEPPRRRSDKHPKKVPADSILRRKSDDVHLRRKRKYEKPQELSGRKRASTLQTSPGSSHFSPRPPLGSSLSPWWRSSLTYFQQQLKPGKEDKLFRKKRRSWKNAEDRLALVNKPLRRFKQEPEDDLPEAPPKTRESDQSRSNSPTAGPSTEGAEGPEEKKKVKMRRKRRLPNKELSKELSKELNHEIQKTESTLAHENHQPIKSEPESENEEPKRPLSHCERPHRFSKGXNGTAPELRHPLGPGLRSPPRVISRPPASASPPKCIQMERHVIRPPPISPPPDSLPLDDGAAHVMHREVWMAVFRYLSHQDLCVCMRVCRTWNRWCCDKRLWTRIDLNHCKSITPLMLSGIIRRQPVSLDLSWTNISKKQLSWLINRLPGLRDLVLSGCSWIAVSALCSSSCPLLRTLDVQWVEGLKDAQMRDLLSPPTDNRPGQMDNRSKLRNIVELRLAGLDITDASLRLIIRHMPLLSKLHLSYCNHVTDQSINLLTAVGTTTRDSLTEINLSDCNKVTDQCLSFKRCGNICHIDLRYCKQVTKEGCEQFIAEMSVSVQFGQVEEKLLQKLS; from the exons ATGGCCATGTCCGTGAGCGCCGAGGACCACGACTATGAATCGGAGCCCGACCAGAACCGGGTGGTGGGCCGGCCGAAGGGTAAGCTGGGCCCGGCCTCAGCAGTGAAGTTGGCCGCCAACCGAACCACAGCAGGAGCTCGCCGGCGCCGGACGCGATGCCGCAAGTGCGAGGCCTGCCTGCGGACGGAGTGTGGAGAGTGCCACTTCTGCAAGGACATGAAGAAGT GGGGGCCCGGACGCATGAAGCAGAGCTGCATCCTGCGGCAGTGCA GCGTGCTGCCCCACACCGCTGTGTGCCTTGTGTGTGGCgaggcagggaaggaggacacagtggaagaggaggaaggcaaGTTTAACCTCATGCTCATGGAGTGCTCCATCTGCAACGAGATCATCCACCCTGGATACCTTAAGATTAAGGAATCAGAGGGTGTGGTCAACGTTGAGCTTCCCAACTGCTGGGAGTGTCCAAAGTGTAACCATGCTGGCAAGACCGGGAAACAAAAGCGTGGCCCTGGCTTTAAGTATGCCTCCAACCTGCCCGGCTCCCTGCTCAAGGAGCAGAAGATGAACCGGGACAACAAGGAAGGGCAGGAGCCTGCCAAGCGGAGGAGTGAGTGTGAAGAGCCTCCCCGACGCAGGTCAGACAAGCACCCCAAGAAGGTGCCCGCAGATAGCATTCTACGCCGAAAGTCTGATGATGTGCACCTAAGGAGGAAGCGGAAATATGAGAAGCCCCAAGAGCTGAGTGGACGCAAGCGAGCCTCGACGCTTCAAACGTCCCCCGGTTCCTCTCACTTCTCGCCGAGGCCCCCTCTAGGCAGCAGTCTCAGCCCTTGGTGGAGATCCAGTCTCACTTACTTCCAGCAGCAGCTAAAACCTGGCAAAGAAGACAAACTTTTCAGGAAAAAGCGGCGGTCCTGGAAGAACGCCGAGGATCGGTTGGCACTGGTCAACAAACCCCTTCGGCGCTTCAAGCAGGAACCAGAGGACGATCTGCCTGAGGCACCTCCTAAGACCCGGGAGAGTGACCAGTCACGCTCCAACTCACCCACCGCTGGGCCCAGCACTGAAGGGGCTGAAggcccagaagagaagaaaaaggtgaAGATGCGCCGGAAACGGCGGCTTCCCAACAAGGAGCTGAGCAAAGAGCTAAGCAAGGAGCTCAACCACGAGATCCAAAAGACAGAGAGTACCTTGGCCCATGAGAACCACCAGCCCATCAAGTCAGAGCCCGAGAGTGAGAACGAGGAGCCAAAGAGGCCCCTAAGCCACTGCGAGCGCCCCCACCGCTTCAGCAAGG TCAACGGCACTGCTCCGGAGCTGCGGCACCCCCTGGGGCCTGGCCTGCGCAGCCCACCTCGTGTTATCTCCCGGCCCCCAGCCTCTGCGTCCCCACCTAAGTGCATCCAGATGGAGCGTCATGTGATCCGGCCGCCACCCATCAGCCCCCCACCTGACTCGCTGCCCCTTGATGATGGAGCAGCCCATGTCATGCACAGGGAGGTGTGGATGGCAGTCTTCAGATACCTCAGCCACCAAGACCTGTGTGTCTGCATGCGGGTCTGCAGGACCTGGAACCGCTGGTGCTGCGATAAGCGGTTGTGGACCCGCATTGACCTGAACCACTGCAAGTCCATCACGCCCCTGATGCTGAGTGGCATCATCCGGCGACAGCCTGTCTCCCTTGACCTCAGCTGGACCAATATCTCCAAGAAGCAGCTGAGTTGGCTCATCAACCGGTTGCCTGGGCTCCGAGACTTGGTGCTGTCAGGCTGCTCATGGATTGCCGTCTCAGCCCTCTGTAGCTCCAGCTGCCCACTGCTCCGGACCCTGGATGTCCAGTGGGTAGAAGGACTGAAGGATGCCCAGATGCGGGacctcctgtccccacccacagacaacaggccAGGTCAGATGGACAATCGGAGCAAGCTCCGGAACATTGTAGAACTGCGCCTAGCTGGCCTGGACATCACAGATGCCTCCCTGCGGCTCATTATCCGCCATATGCCCCTGCTCTCCAAGCTCCACCTCAGTTACTGTAACCACGTCACTGATCAGTCCATCAACCTGCTCACTGCAGTCGGCACTACCACCCGAGACTCTCTGACAGAGATCAACCTATCAGACTGCAATAAGGTCACTGACCAGTGCCTGTCCTTCAAACGCTGTGGAAATATCTGTCATATTGACCTGAGGTACTGCAAGCAAGTCACCAAGGAAGGCTGTGAGCAGTTCATAGCCGAAATGTCTGTGAGTGTTCAGTTTGGGCAAGTGGAAGAGAAACTCCTGCAGAAACTAAGTTAG